The genomic segment CCGATGACGTCAGCGCGCTGACGCAGTGCGTCGACTGGGTCGTCGAACGGCTTTAGTCCGGCGACGATGCGGCCCGGAACGGGCAGCCGCGGGGGCGGACGGTTCAATACCGCCCGTCACCGCCCGTCACCCGTCCGGCCATCGACGCGCAAACCGCCCAGCGTGTCAGCACAGGTTGTGGGCGTTAGCTGGACTAGAGTGCGGCACAGTGACGGGTCCGGAGAAATTGAAGCTGACCTGCACAAAGCCTGCGAGGAGAAGCCATGCGGGAACTCAAAATAGTTGGGCTCGACGCCGACAGCAAATACCTCATCTGCGAAAGTGATGGACTTGGGGAGCGGTTCAAGCTGGCGGCCGACGACCAACTGCGCGACCTGCTGCGCGGCGAAGTGACGCCGCCGGAGCAACCGCACCTCGACATGGAGGTCACCAACATGCTGAGCCCCAAGGAGATTCAGGCCAAGATCCGCGCCGGTGCCTCCGTCGAACAGGTGGCCGCGGCCTCGGGCTCAGACCTCTCGCGGATTCGCCGGTTCGCCCACCCGGTGTTGCTGGAGCGCTACCGCGCCGCCGAGCTGGCAACCGCCGCGCACCCGATGCTGGCCGATGGCCCCGCGGTAATGACCCTGCTGGAGACCGTCAGCGCCGCGATGGTCGCCCGCGGCCTGGATCCCAGCGGACTCAGTTGGGACGCCTGGCGCAACGAGGACAACCGCTGGACCGTGCAGCTGGCCTGGAAGGTCGGTCGCTCCGACAACCTGGCGCACTTCTTCTTCGTGCCCGGCGCCCACGGCGGCACCGTCACCGCGGTCGACGACGCGGCCAGTGAGCTGATCGACCCGGACTTCGAGCGCCCGCTGCGCCCACTGGCCCGGGTGGCCCATGTCGAATTCGAAGAGCCGGAGCCGGTCGCACCCACACCGGATCCGCCGGTGCACAGCCGCCGTGGCAAGCCGGTCATTCCAGCGTGGGAAGACGTGCTGCTCGGCGTGCGCTCGGGCGGGCAGCGCTAGCTACGACAGCGTGAGCGCGAGCAGCACCAGCCACGCGATCGTCACGCCTGCTCCCGCGCCCAGCACAAACCAGCGCAACACCGGCGTGCGCCGCCACCCCCACAGGGTCGGCGCCAGCCCTCCGGCAGCCACCACGTTGAGCCCGACCGCCAGCAGCGGATGCACCCGGACCAGCCCGAGACTGAGCACCACAATCGCGGCACCGGTCACCGCGGCGACATACCCCGCGACCGTCAAACCCGTTGCCCAGGGCACAGACTGGGCGGCGGGCTGGCCGAGTTTGTCGCTCACGCGCCGAGCCTAACCTGATTGCCCGGTTCCTCCTCCGGCCGCGTCGCGGCCCGCATCGTCACCGGGCGACCCGCTCGTAGAACGCCAACGCCGCGGCGGTCGCGACGTTGAGCGAGTCGGTGCCGCGCGAAATCGGGATGCGGACCTGCACGTCGCTGATCCGCAGCGTGGCCGGGGTCAGGCCCGGGCCTTCGGCGCCGACCAGCACCGCGATCCGGTCGTCGCGGGCGGCCGCCATCGCATCGGCCAGGGTGCACGCCCCGGCGTCCGGGGTCATCGCCAGCAGCCGGAATCCGGTTTCCTTCAGCGTGCCGAGGTCAGCGGGCCAGTTCGCCGAGCGGGCATACGGCACCAGTAGCGCATGTCCCATCGACACCCGGACGGCGCGGCGGTACAGCGGGTCGGCGCAGCCGCTGCCGAACACCACCGCGTCCACGCCCAGCCCCGCCGCGTTGCGGAAGATGGAGCCCAGATTCTCGTGATCGTTGACACCTTCGAGCACGGCGATCGTCCGCGCGCCCTCGACTAGCTGCGCCACGCTCGGCTCGGGCACCCGTCGCGCCGCGGCCAGTACGCCCCGGTTGAGGTGGAAGCCGACCACCTGCGCCATGACGTCGGCGGACGCACGGTAATACGGCGCCCCGGCTCCGGGCAGGTCGCCTTTGAGTTCGTCGAGCCGACGCTCGGTACCCAGCAGCGCGTGCGGGGTGAAGCGTGACGCCAGCATGCGTTGCACGACCAGCACTCCCTCGGCGATCACCAGACCTTTGCCGGTGGGCAGGTCTGGTCGCCGGTCGACGCTGTTGAGGTCGCGGAAATCGTCGAGCCGCGGGTCGTCGGGATCGTCGACGTCCTGGACATCCAGGCGCGGGCTCACGGGCTTTCGTCGACGAGCGCCAACATCAAGTCGGCCGCCTCGCGCAGGGTGGCGCGTTTGTCGCTGTCCATCGTCGCAAGCTGCTCGGCCAGCCACTCCTGGCGGGCGCGACGGGCCGCTTTGACCAATTCGGCGCCGGACTCGGAGACCGAGACCAGGACCTGCCGGCCGTCGACGGGGTGAGGGGTGCGGTCCACAAAGCCCTCGTCGGCCAGGGACGCGATCACCCGGGTCATCGACGGGGGCCGGACGCGTTCGCGAATCGCCAAGGCGCCGGGCGTCATCGCGCCCTCGTTGGCCAGGGTCGTCAATGCCGACAGCTGAGAAAGCGACACCGGAGCGGACGGGTTCCGGAACCGCAGTTGGCGCGCCAACCGCATAACCGCCAACGACAGGTCGGCCGCCAGCCGCGCATCGCTGTCAGGCATGGCGCGAGGTTACATCGGAAGTCGAGAATTGGGGCCGAGAAACGTCGAACGGCAGCTTAGGACGTATTCGCTGGGACACTGAGCGAATCCCGCGCCGCGGTGGCCGCGGCTGCGGGTTAGATTGATCGCGATGAGCGCCGAACCTGGCCGCAGTCCTGAGCCGCCACCGCTGCCACCCGCGCTGCTGCGGGTGTGGCCGTTCATCACAATCGGCGGCGTGGGCTGGCTGATTGCCGTGGCCGCCGCGTTTCTCGTTCCCTCTCTGGAGAGTTGGCGCCCGGTGACGCTGGCCGGGCTGGGAACCGGCGTGGTGGGTACGACGATCTTCTTGCTGCAACTCGCCGGAGCCCGTCGCGGCGAGCGAGGCGCGCAGACGGGTCTGGAAACCTTTCTCGACCCTAAATAGCTTCAGCCGGAAGGAAGCCCGATGGTGGCCCCGCTACTGCAGGCGCAGATCGACATCGACGCGCCGCCCTCCAAAGTCTGGGCCTTGATCTCCGACTTCCGCCGCATGCCGGAGTGGAGTCCGCAGTGTCGCTGGATGAAGTCGTTCGGACCGCTGCGTCCGGGCACCCGCACGCTGAACCTGAACCGGCGCTTGGGCCTGCTCTGGCCGACCACGGCCACGGTCGTCGAGGTCATTCCGGAGCAGAAGCTGGCGTTTCGGGTCGACACCAACCGGACGATCTGGAGCTATGAACTCGAGTCCACCGGCGAAGGCACCCGGGTAGTCGAGAGCCGGCACGCCGAAAACGGCCTCAGCGCGTATGCGAGCTTGTCGATCAACGCATTCCTGGGCGGGACGGCGAACTTCGAACGCGAATTGGTCGAGGGGATGAACGCCTCGCTGGCCAGAATTAAGGCCGCGGCCGAGGAAACCTAGTCGGGCGATTCGGTCGCGGATTCCGAAGCGGCATCCGCTGATGTTTCGGAGGCCTCCGGCGATTCCGATGGTTCGGCCGCGTCAACCCCAGCCTCCGGCGGTTCGGCCACGGCCTCGGGCGCCGCAGCGGACTCCTCCGGTGACTCCGCCGACACCTCGGGCGACTCGTCGGACGGCTCGGACGCCGCGGCCGGCGCCTCGGGCGGATCGGCCGGAGGCTCCATGACGTCCAGGACACCGTCGTCGTAGGGTTCGTATGCCGGCGAACCGCTGCCCGCCGGGGCGGGCGTGTCGGAATGCGCGCCGCAGCCGTACTGCTTGTCGACGATGTGCCCATCGGCGGACAGCTCGTTGCCGCACACGCCGAACATCGCGCCCAGCGATCCCTGCAGCGGCAGGAAGAAGCCGCAGTCGCGGCACACCCGTTTGGTGGACCGCGCCATCGCCGAGTCGGGGCCGTAGTCGCCGTGGTGCCAGCGCTCGGCGGCGTCGGCCCGGCCCCACAGACTCATCACCCAACGCCGGCCCAGCCCGACTTCGGCGGCGGTCTCGTCGACCTGTGGGTCACCGCTGGACATGAAGCCGGGAACCAGTCGCTCGTCGTTCGCCGCCGGCGGCAGCAGATCGCCGGGGCTCAGATCCCCCTGGCGTACCCGCTGGTCCCAGGGCACCCAATCGGGCGCCCGCAGCGACGTCGGCCCGGGAACCAGCACGACCTCGCTGATCGTGGCCCGGTCGGCGCCGGCATAAGCAGCGACGACGGCGGCCCACTGCCACCCGCGGTAACCGGGCAGGTGAGCCAGGAACCGGTGAGTGGCGGTGTTCGGGTCTTCATAGCTGACGCCCAGGTAGTCCCCGACCGCGTCGGGTCCGCTGAACTCCTCGACGGCCGCCCTGGCCTTGTCGACCGCATGCGTGAGCACCGCCGCCAACTCTTCTGGCCACTCGGCCACGGTTGCCACGGCGGATTCCTCGGCGGGTCGGGTCACACTGTCTTCTCCATGCATTGCGTCTCCAATACTAGGTTGACAAGCCCTGCCCGGTTGCCCCTCGGTATAAGTTGGCGAGCCACGCCCGGTTGCCCCCCGGTATAAGACAGAATTGATTTGTGTCTGGACGGCGGCGTGACGATCCGGGCCGTGCGCCCTCCAACTCGGGCCGCCGGACCCGTACTGGATCGACGAATCAGCACCCCGGCATGGCCAACTACCCCACCGACGACGCGGGCTATCGACGCACGCGCCGCCCACCTCCGCCGCCCAGTGCCAACCGCTACCTGCCGCCGCTGGGCCGGCAGAAAGAACCGAACCGCGACACTGCGCCCCCGCGTCGCGAGCCCTCGGGTGAACGTGAACGGATCACCGTCACCCGCGCCGCCGCCCTGCGCAGCCGCGAGATGGGCTCCCGGATGTATTGGATGGTCCAGCGGGCGGCCACCGCCGACGGCGCCGACAAGTCGGGGCTTACCGCGCTGACGTGGCCGGTGGTCGCGAACTCCGCGGCGGACTCCGCGATGGCCGTCGCCCTGGCGAACACGTTGTTCTTCGCCGCGGCCAGCGGCGAGAGCAAGTCGAAAGTTGCGCTGTACCTGCTGATTACCATCGCGCCGTTCGCTGTGATCGCGCCGCTGATCGGGCCCGCGCTGGATCGCTTGCAGCACGGCCGGCGCGTCGCGCTGGCGTTGTCTTTTGGGCTGCGTACCGCGCTGGCGGTGCTGCTGATCATGAACTACGACGGCGCCAGCGGCAGTTTCCCGTCGTGGGTGCTCTATCCGTGTGCGCTGGGGATGATGGTCTTCTCGAAATCGTTCAGTGTGTTGCGCAGCGCGGTAACGCCGCGGGTGATGCCGCCGACCATCGACCTGGTGCGAGTCAACGCG from the Mycobacterium lentiflavum genome contains:
- the sepH gene encoding septation protein SepH; the encoded protein is MRELKIVGLDADSKYLICESDGLGERFKLAADDQLRDLLRGEVTPPEQPHLDMEVTNMLSPKEIQAKIRAGASVEQVAAASGSDLSRIRRFAHPVLLERYRAAELATAAHPMLADGPAVMTLLETVSAAMVARGLDPSGLSWDAWRNEDNRWTVQLAWKVGRSDNLAHFFFVPGAHGGTVTAVDDAASELIDPDFERPLRPLARVAHVEFEEPEPVAPTPDPPVHSRRGKPVIPAWEDVLLGVRSGGQR
- a CDS encoding DUF2537 domain-containing protein, translated to MSDKLGQPAAQSVPWATGLTVAGYVAAVTGAAIVVLSLGLVRVHPLLAVGLNVVAAGGLAPTLWGWRRTPVLRWFVLGAGAGVTIAWLVLLALTLS
- a CDS encoding TrmH family RNA methyltransferase, with the protein product MSPRLDVQDVDDPDDPRLDDFRDLNSVDRRPDLPTGKGLVIAEGVLVVQRMLASRFTPHALLGTERRLDELKGDLPGAGAPYYRASADVMAQVVGFHLNRGVLAAARRVPEPSVAQLVEGARTIAVLEGVNDHENLGSIFRNAAGLGVDAVVFGSGCADPLYRRAVRVSMGHALLVPYARSANWPADLGTLKETGFRLLAMTPDAGACTLADAMAAARDDRIAVLVGAEGPGLTPATLRISDVQVRIPISRGTDSLNVATAAALAFYERVAR
- a CDS encoding MarR family transcriptional regulator encodes the protein MPDSDARLAADLSLAVMRLARQLRFRNPSAPVSLSQLSALTTLANEGAMTPGALAIRERVRPPSMTRVIASLADEGFVDRTPHPVDGRQVLVSVSESGAELVKAARRARQEWLAEQLATMDSDKRATLREAADLMLALVDESP
- a CDS encoding DUF2530 domain-containing protein, giving the protein MSAEPGRSPEPPPLPPALLRVWPFITIGGVGWLIAVAAAFLVPSLESWRPVTLAGLGTGVVGTTIFLLQLAGARRGERGAQTGLETFLDPK
- a CDS encoding SRPBCC family protein, which gives rise to MVAPLLQAQIDIDAPPSKVWALISDFRRMPEWSPQCRWMKSFGPLRPGTRTLNLNRRLGLLWPTTATVVEVIPEQKLAFRVDTNRTIWSYELESTGEGTRVVESRHAENGLSAYASLSINAFLGGTANFERELVEGMNASLARIKAAAEET